From one Anopheles cruzii chromosome 3, idAnoCruzAS_RS32_06, whole genome shotgun sequence genomic stretch:
- the LOC128273828 gene encoding uncharacterized protein LOC128273828, whose product MLAIDCLVGGLLLSSIGVNILALGAFWVTPSLRTTANRFVINLLIVNLVCCIILGPSLLLNAFTSTNSPAATTVSMATPSTVYQLAGTEVGVAPTAYFMDPPTSGEAGAQEGAAGATSTTVQFRETATKPSNRTGRNQVKCIKNGTMGGADDGTNNCDRTGASESPEAEESGEEGPYVRPSPVGRDGELHATLTLTKIRCWGLDLVVALGALSVLLVVGDTWCAITDPLRYHSRISELKAWTLIIGSWVLGIAFGIASGFRGDQKHVTLFKNRLTAEEVAAIESSHWARNGSGTVGWGEPGTGDGFINQLHISEDLYNTIFSYAYFVIVILVPFALVCGMYWRIFSEARESGQRMRQNGSSPLLQSALNLVSSQKHALAEKQLMLEQQQQQQPQQPPQLQPLPVIAERSVEKSADGEGLTMRIDKQIHYEDETITVSSIPHHHHHHHQHRDSCLKPLLQPSPGPTPTHKSTHHEPDRPDGRSQVVQIATPTALLPSVLKSPLKHDRNHNSILMSLPPLDSAASGPIPTCPSDLPETPADFGKVRRNHSAGRLVSFCEDQPELAPVGLRQVHSTPNFQKYGAGAEFEQLGQHHILSLPAVHVPPKALSYMTSIRHRLSNASSLFKYREESRAARISILVIIMFLVSYLPYGILVLMQGHVDLIIVSDQALLAIFTVVIANLSSPFIFAYRNKRVRRGVRRLLGIDKKTNERLQKLTSSNTHFNNHPQSQLQQQQHRESEQSLQRLPSCTAIGALQHHDHGHALEQGNYEANITLANVVDDAVSCDGAAQKAHKVRIAGSSGGGGSLTRSGSSCKYLTPNHAAAVAVANGFIVEFERYPSDELNSLCIQKKSILKRVCDSSRKWGCNFATNSCTSNGDEQTEV is encoded by the coding sequence ATGTTAGCCATAGACTGTCTGGTAGGCGGCCTGCTCCTCAGCTCGATCGGCGTCAACATCCTGGCGCTCGGGGCGTTCTGGGTGACGCCCAGCCTGCGGACCACCGCGAACCGGTTCGTCATCAACCTGCTGATCGTGAACCTGGTCTGCTGCATCATACTTGGCCCCTCGCTGCTGCTCAATGCCTTCACCTCGACCAACtctccggcggcgacgacggtatCGATGGCGACGCCATCGACCGTGTACCAGCTCGCCGGAACGGAGGTCGGAGTCGCACCGACGGCCTACTTCATGGATCCACCGACTAGCGGTGAGGCAGGAGCACAGGagggagcagcaggagcaacatCGACGACGGTACAGTTCCGCGAGACCGCGACGAAGCCGTCAAACAGGACCGGACGGAATCAAGTGAAGTGCATCAAGAACGGCACCATGGGAGGTGCCGACGATGGAACGAACAATTGTGATAGAACGGGGGCCAGTGAGTCCCCGGAGGCGGAGGAAAGTGGCGAGGAAGGTCCTTACGTACGGCCgagtccggtcggtcgggacggGGAGTTGCACGCGACGCTGACACTGACGAAGATCCGCTGCTGGGGTCTGGACCTGGTGGTGGCCCTCGGGGCActgtcggtgctgctggtcgtggGGGACACCTGGTGTGCCATCACGGACCCGCTGCGCTACCATTCGCGCATCTCCGAGCTGAAGGCCTGGACGCTCATCATCGGCAGCTGGGTGCTGGGGATCGCGTTCGGCATCGcgtccgggttccggggcGATCAGAAACACGTGACGCTGTTCAAGAACCGCCTGACGGCGGAAGAGGTGGCCGCCATCGAATCTAGTCATTGGGCGCGGAACGGCAGTGGTACCGTCGGCTGGGGTgaacccggcaccggcgatgGGTTCATCAACCAGCTGCACATCTCCGAGGATCTGTACAATACGATCTTCTCGTACGCGTACTTCGTGATCGTTATCCTGGTCCCGTTCGCGCTCGTGTGCGGCATGTACTGGCGCATCTTCTCGGAGGCGCGCGAAAGTGGCCAGCGGATGCGCCAGAACGGCTCGTCGCCGCTACTGCAGAGTGCCCTGAATCTGGTGTCCTCCCAGAAGCACGCACTGGCGGAGAAGCAGCTGATGctagagcagcagcagcagcagcagccgcagcagccaccgcagcTTCAACCGCTGCCCGTCATAGCGGAGCGGTCGGTCGAGAAGTCGGCCGACGGTGAAGGTCTCACGATGCGGATCGACAAGCAGATCCACTACGAGGATGAAACGATCACCGTGAGCAGCATAccgcatcaccaccaccaccaccaccagcatcgggACTCGTGTCTGAAACCGCTGCTCCAGCCGTCGCCAGGTCCGACGCCAACGCACAAGTCGACGCACCACGAGCCGGATCGGCCCGACGGCCGGTCGCAGGTGGTCCAGATCGCGACGCCCACCGCCCTGCTGCCGAGTGTGCTCAAGTCTCCGCTCAAACATGACCGTAACCACAACAGTATTCTGATGTCGCTGCCCCCGCTGGACTCCGCCGCGAGTGGGCCCATTCCGACGTGCCCTAGCGACCTCCCGGAGACACCGGCCGACTTCGGGAAGGTCCGGCGGAACCACAGTGCCGGGCGGTTGGTTAGCTTCTGCGAGGACCAACCGGAGCTGGCACCGGTCGGGCTGCGGCAGGTCCACTCGACGCCCAACTTCCAGAAGTACGGTGCCGGGGCCGAGTTCGAGCAGCTCGGCCAGCACCACATCCTGTCGCTGCCGGCGGTACACGTGCCGCCGAAGGCGCTCAGCTACATGACGTcgatccggcaccggctctCGAACGCGTCCTCGCTGTTCAAGTACCGCGAGGAGTCGCGTGCCGCCCGGATCAGCATCCTGGTGATCATCATGTTTCTGGTGTCGTACCTACCGTACGGTATCCTGGTGCTGATGCAGGGCCACGTCGATCTCATCATCGTGTCCGATCAGGCCCTGCTCGCGATCTTCACCGTGGTGATCGCGAACCTGAGCTCACCATTCATCTTCGCCTACCGCAACAAGCGCGTCCGGCGGGGCGTCCGCCGGTTGCTCGGCATCGACAAGAAGACGAACGAGCGGCTCCAGAAGctgaccagcagcaacacgcaCTTCAACAACCATCCGCAGTCGcagctgcaacagcagcagcaccgcgaaTCGGAACAGTCGCTGCAACGGCTTCCCAGCTGTACGGCCATCGGTGCCCTCCAGCACCACGATCATGGCCACGCCCTGGAGCAGGGCAACTACGAGGCCAACATCACGCTGGCGAACGTGGTGGACGACGCGGTCTCCTGCGACGGGGCGGCCCAGAAGGCGCACAAGGTGCGCATCGCCGGCTCatctggcggtggtggcagcctGACGCGGAGCGGTAGTTCGTGCAAGTATCTAACGCCAAATCAcgcggcggccgtggccgtcgcgAACGGGTTCATAGTGGAGTTCGAGCGGTATCCGTCGGACGAGCTCAATAGTCTCTGCATACAGAAGAAATCGATACTGAAACGGGTCTGTGATAGTTCGCGCAAGTGGGGCTGCAACTTTGCCACCAACTCCTGCACCAGCAACGGAGACGAGCAGACGGAGGTGTAG